Proteins encoded within one genomic window of Bacilli bacterium PM5-9:
- a CDS encoding glycine hydroxymethyltransferase (product_source=KO:K00600; cath_funfam=3.40.640.10,3.90.1150.10; cog=COG0112; ko=KO:K00600; pfam=PF00464; superfamily=53383) yields the protein MLNKTKMSDPVLFEIVNEELDRQVHNIEMIASESSVPLEVMELSGSVFTNKTLEGYIGSRFQAGSEIADKLEALAIQRAKDLFGAEHANVQVYSGSSANYGVYAAILEPNDIVLSMRLDQGGHLTHGSPANFLSKVYDYHFYGVNEETEQIDYDALEKQAHELKPKLIITGGSSYARLIDYERISKIAKDVGAYFMVDMAHICGLVAAKVIPSPVPYADFVTSSTTKTFCGPRSGIILCKAEHAKKLDRGVFPGSIGSSHLTTVAAKTWSLNYAGSPEFKKIMEQILVNGKALARELTAKGFRIISGTTDNHLVVVDLRSKNITGKDFQNALDYVGITVNKNQIPFDTQSPLVTSGVRIGVTSITQRGLKEKEIKEIVEIMDDVANNYDNEEVLKECKVKAQALIANFPLYPEGSFD from the coding sequence ATGTTAAACAAAACTAAAATGAGTGATCCTGTTTTATTTGAAATTGTTAATGAGGAATTAGATAGACAAGTTCACAACATTGAAATGATTGCATCAGAAAGTAGTGTGCCATTGGAAGTTATGGAATTAAGTGGTTCAGTTTTCACCAATAAAACTTTGGAAGGATATATTGGTTCAAGATTTCAAGCTGGCTCAGAGATTGCAGATAAATTAGAGGCGCTAGCAATCCAACGTGCAAAAGATTTATTTGGTGCTGAGCATGCTAATGTTCAAGTTTACTCTGGTTCATCAGCAAACTATGGAGTATATGCAGCTATTTTAGAACCAAACGATATTGTTTTAAGTATGCGTTTAGACCAAGGTGGACATTTAACACATGGAAGTCCTGCTAACTTTTTATCAAAAGTTTACGACTATCATTTTTATGGAGTTAATGAAGAGACAGAACAAATTGATTATGATGCATTAGAAAAACAAGCTCATGAATTAAAACCAAAATTAATTATTACTGGTGGAAGTTCATATGCTCGTTTAATTGATTATGAACGTATTAGTAAGATTGCTAAAGATGTGGGTGCTTATTTTATGGTTGATATGGCTCATATTTGTGGGTTGGTTGCTGCAAAAGTAATTCCAAGTCCAGTGCCATATGCTGATTTTGTAACATCATCAACTACTAAAACATTCTGTGGGCCAAGAAGTGGTATTATTTTATGTAAAGCAGAGCATGCTAAAAAATTAGATCGTGGTGTTTTCCCAGGTTCAATTGGTTCAAGTCATCTTACAACTGTTGCTGCTAAAACATGGTCATTAAATTATGCAGGTAGTCCTGAGTTTAAAAAGATAATGGAACAAATTTTAGTTAATGGTAAAGCCCTTGCTCGTGAACTTACTGCTAAAGGATTTAGAATAATTAGTGGTACGACTGATAATCATTTAGTGGTTGTTGATTTAAGAAGTAAAAATATTACTGGTAAAGATTTTCAAAACGCATTAGATTATGTTGGAATCACAGTTAATAAAAATCAAATTCCATTTGATACACAATCACCACTTGTAACTAGTGGAGTAAGAATTGGTGTTACATCTATTACACAACGTGGTTTAAAAGAAAAAGAAATTAAAGAAATTGTTGAAATAATGGATGATGTTGCAAACAACTATGACAATGAAGAAGTATTAAAAGAATGCAAAGTAAAAGCACAAGCTTTAATTGCTAACTTTCCTCTTTATCCAGAAGGAAGTTTTGATTAA